A section of the Patescibacteria group bacterium genome encodes:
- a CDS encoding GspE/PulE family protein has protein sequence MNFQDSQKPKIAPEEVQEKLSEKLEELKIKELENETQKKAFSLGLPYLNLKGFPIAPEALRLIPEEEAKQLQVICFYRDEKKACLATLNPERTDFFSLSEKIKEETGLKIEVYLISPISFDYAIKLYRTLPKMKKRVKAVEITEEDLQRYQKEIKTFRDLNEKIQNIPLTDLVAMVIAAALQSRASDIHIEAEEEKIKLRFRIDGILVEAASLPKRLWPLIISRLKILAGLKINITTQPQDGRFSILLTHDKIDVRVSTLPSSFGESVVMRILMASSAKITLEELGFRGRVFEIFKREIERPNGLILTSGPTGSGKSTTLYAILMKLASPEIKIITLEEPIEYELKGVIQTQVDYSKGQTFAKNLRSVMRQDPDVIMVGEIRDQETAEIAVQAALTGHLVFSTIHANDAAGIIPRFLTLGVKPYLLAPALNLAMAQRLVRRICQNCREEIKLDQEKLERVKKILNDLPKEEKEKIDLQKLKFFHGRGCESCQNLGYYGRVGIFEVFTVIPEIEKLILRGDVSEYEMREVLKKQGMVTLVQDGLLKALDGITSVEEVFRVAE, from the coding sequence ATGAATTTTCAAGATTCCCAAAAGCCGAAAATTGCCCCAGAAGAAGTTCAAGAGAAACTTTCTGAAAAATTAGAGGAGTTAAAAATTAAAGAATTAGAAAATGAAACCCAAAAGAAAGCTTTTTCTCTCGGCCTTCCTTATCTTAATCTCAAAGGATTCCCTATTGCCCCTGAAGCTTTAAGACTGATTCCTGAAGAAGAGGCGAAACAGCTTCAGGTTATTTGTTTTTACCGCGATGAAAAAAAAGCCTGCTTAGCTACTCTTAATCCAGAAAGAACGGATTTTTTTTCTTTAAGTGAAAAAATAAAAGAAGAGACAGGATTAAAAATAGAGGTTTATCTCATCTCGCCAATTAGTTTTGATTACGCCATCAAGCTTTATCGTACCCTGCCGAAAATGAAAAAAAGGGTTAAAGCGGTGGAAATTACCGAAGAGGATTTGCAACGTTATCAAAAAGAAATTAAAACCTTTCGTGATTTAAACGAAAAAATTCAAAACATACCTCTCACTGACTTAGTAGCAATGGTGATTGCCGCCGCCCTTCAGTCGCGTGCTTCTGATATTCACATCGAAGCCGAGGAAGAGAAAATTAAATTGAGATTTAGAATTGATGGAATTTTGGTTGAGGCGGCAAGTTTACCAAAAAGACTTTGGCCCTTGATTATTTCTCGTCTTAAGATTTTAGCTGGTTTGAAAATTAATATTACCACCCAGCCACAAGACGGTCGTTTTTCTATTTTACTTACTCACGATAAAATCGATGTACGTGTTTCAACTTTACCTAGCTCTTTTGGCGAATCAGTAGTGATGAGAATTTTAATGGCTTCTTCGGCTAAAATTACTTTAGAAGAACTTGGCTTTCGTGGTCGAGTTTTTGAAATTTTCAAAAGAGAAATAGAAAGACCTAATGGCTTAATTCTTACCTCTGGACCGACTGGTTCGGGTAAATCAACAACTCTTTATGCTATTTTAATGAAATTAGCCAGTCCAGAAATAAAAATTATCACTTTAGAGGAACCAATCGAATACGAATTAAAGGGTGTCATTCAAACACAAGTTGACTATTCAAAGGGTCAAACTTTTGCTAAAAATCTTCGTTCAGTTATGCGTCAGGACCCTGATGTCATTATGGTCGGAGAAATTCGTGATCAGGAGACGGCCGAAATTGCTGTTCAGGCCGCCCTGACGGGCCATTTAGTTTTTTCAACCATCCATGCCAATGATGCGGCGGGTATTATTCCTCGTTTTTTAACTTTAGGGGTCAAACCTTATCTTTTGGCACCAGCCCTAAATCTAGCCATGGCTCAAAGATTGGTGCGAAGAATTTGTCAAAATTGTAGGGAAGAAATTAAACTTGACCAAGAAAAATTAGAACGAGTTAAAAAAATTCTTAATGATTTGCCAAAAGAGGAGAAGGAAAAAATTGATTTGCAGAAATTAAAATTTTTCCATGGCCGAGGTTGTGAGAGTTGTCAAAATTTAGGTTATTATGGTCGGGTTGGTATTTTTGAGGTCTTTACTGTCATACCAGAAATCGAAAAATTAATTCTTCGTGGTGACGTTTCTGAATATGAGATGCGTGAAGTATTAAAAAAACAAGGGATGGTCACCTTAGTTCAGGATGGATTATTAAAAGCTTTAGATGGCATCACTAGTGTTGAGGAGGTCTTCCGAGTGGCGGAGTAG